In Candidatus Thermoplasmatota archaeon, the DNA window GGGGTTCTGCTGATCCTGTTCGCCTACACCGGCGTCTGGCCCCCCATGGTCGTCGTCGAGTCGGGCAGCATGATGCACCCGCCTTGCGGGGAGACGCGCGGCTCCGCGTGCGCGGGGTTCGGCAAGTTCGGGACGATCGATCCGGGCGACATGGTTTTCGTCAAGCGGGTGTCCTCGAATTCCGAGGTGGAAACGCTGGCGGACGGTCGGGACGTCCGCTACGGGCTGGCCGGCGACGTGCTCATCTATTACAGGGACAACGCGCGAAGCGGCCGGTTCGCCACGCCGATCATCCACCGGGCCGTCGCGTACATCGAGGTCACGGGGGCCGACGTGCCGGACGACGTCGCCGACAATCCACCGGTCGGTTTCAGCTGCCGCGACTCGCACGTGGCCAACGCGCGCTATGCGTGGAAGTGGCGTGGACAGCAGTTCAGCACGACGGGCCTGCAGGGCGTCGTCATCCCGGAGATCGGCCTTGGCAGCCCGTCGGCCCCCTACAAGCCGTGCTGGTCCGGCTACATCACCAAGGGCGACAATCCGGTGACAAACCGGCCTCCGGACCAGATGCCATCGTGCATCACGCCCTCCTGCCAACCGATCCGGCTCGCGTGGATCGAGGGCAAGGCCGTGGGCGAGGTTCCGTGGTTTGGACTCATCAAGCTTGCGCTCAGCGGGTCGCCCAACTACCGCTGCCCCGGGCAGCTTGGCGATCCGGCGTGCGTGAACGCGGTCGCGGTGGGCAACGCGTACGCGCCGGGCGACCTGTGGGTCATGCTGGGCGTCTCGTTGGGTCTTCTCGTCGCCGTGCCCGTGGGCTTTGACATGGCCATGAACCGCATCCGGCAGCGGCGCGAGGGAGAGCGACCCGCGGCAAAGGACGGCGACGAGGCGCTCGAACGCACGCACGTGGACCACGGCCCGGGGATCGGCAGTCCTCCGTCCGAGGCCGGCGAACCGCCCGAGCCGTTCTGGCGGCGATTCTGGCCCCGCGAACCTCGCGAGCCGCCGCCCGAGTTCGACTCGGAAGACCGTCCACCGGGCCGTTGACGATCCGGGTTGCAGCCGGCCGGCCTCGCGCGCGCAAAAGCGCCGTCGTCGTCTGCGGTCAGAGGACCGCGGAAAGCTTCTGC includes these proteins:
- a CDS encoding S26 family signal peptidase; protein product: MPVAALMVGAGVKDVAIAVAVVGGVLLILFAYTGVWPPMVVVESGSMMHPPCGETRGSACAGFGKFGTIDPGDMVFVKRVSSNSEVETLADGRDVRYGLAGDVLIYYRDNARSGRFATPIIHRAVAYIEVTGADVPDDVADNPPVGFSCRDSHVANARYAWKWRGQQFSTTGLQGVVIPEIGLGSPSAPYKPCWSGYITKGDNPVTNRPPDQMPSCITPSCQPIRLAWIEGKAVGEVPWFGLIKLALSGSPNYRCPGQLGDPACVNAVAVGNAYAPGDLWVMLGVSLGLLVAVPVGFDMAMNRIRQRREGERPAAKDGDEALERTHVDHGPGIGSPPSEAGEPPEPFWRRFWPREPREPPPEFDSEDRPPGR